One Buteo buteo chromosome 32, bButBut1.hap1.1, whole genome shotgun sequence DNA segment encodes these proteins:
- the LOC142026240 gene encoding uncharacterized protein LOC142026240 isoform X2, with protein MMESGKRSADLEEWDAKIRKLTEEFEESDTELEECDTENGKCELTAEIDNLTAELEERDRKISKLTSDLGECDAKIKERDRKITKLAAEIRRLTALLGDRDSRLRKLTAELAKCDATIRIFTVELGERHTKIGELTADVGDCNRKLRQHAAELEERDEKIRENEVEIRRLTELLEDRDSEVRKQNAVIRKLTEELEELKDRKADESSEELEESDTERDKLTEELDEVTEELGERDKKIEEITEELAEQTARINELTTELGERDTKIDKLSAEIEKRDRKIDELSAELEEYKAKMRKCIAEHRKEEEKMANVTLDPETAHPRLILSKDQKSVRWEYMLQESPDSPERFDADPCVLGCEAFTSGRHYWVVDVAEGQYCAVGVSKESLQRKAPVSFNPEEGIWAVQQWGFKNRALTSPPTLLNLPRVPKKIRISLDYEWGEVAFFDVENKIPIFTFPPASFAGERIRPWFWVELGSISLVR; from the exons ATGATGGAGTCAG ggAAAAGGAGTGCAGATCTTG AAGAATGGGATGCAAAAATCA gGAAGTTAACAGAAGAGTTTG aaGAAAGCGACACAGAACTTG AGGAATGTGACACAGAAAATGGTAAGT gTGAACTTACAGCAGAAATTG acaaCCTGACTGCAGAGCTTG aggaACGTGATAGAAAAATCA GCAAGCTCACATCAGACCTGg GTGAATGTGATGCAAAAATCA agGAACGTGATAGAAAAATTA ccaAGCTCGCAGCAGAAATAC GCAGACTCACCGCACTGCTTG gggACCGAGACTCGAGGCTTC gGAAACTCACTGCAGAACTTG CAAAATGTGATGCAACGATTA ggATATTTACGGTGGAGCTTG gAGAGCGGCACACAAAAATAG GTGAACTGACTGCAGACGTCG gggACTGCAATAGAAAACTTC GGCAACATGCAGCAGAACTTG AGGAACGGGACGAGAAAATCA GGGAAAATGAAGTGGAGATAA GGCGCCTTACTGAGCTGCTGG aggACCGGGATTCGGAAGTTC gaaaacagaatgCTGTCATTA gaaaattaacGGAAGAGCTTG agGAATTAAAGGATCGGAAAGCTG ATGAGTCTTCTGAGGAGCTTg AGGAGAGTGATACAGAAAGGG aCAAACTCACTGAAGAACTTG ATGAAGTCACGGAAGAACTTG GGGAACGTGATAAAAAAATAG aGGAAATCACTGAAGAGCTTG ctgaacagaCTGCACGGATCA ATGAACTCACTACAGAGCTGG gaGAACGTGATACCAAAATTG acaaactGTCTGCAGAAATTG aAAAACGTGATAGAAAAATTG atgAACTCAGTGCAGAGCTTG AGgaatacaaagcaaaaatgc gaaaatgcattGCAGAGCACA ggaaagaggaagaaaaaatgg CAAACGTGACGCTGGACCCGGAGACAGCCCACCCTCGCCTCATCCTCTCCAAGGACCAGAAGAGCGTGAGATGGGAATACATGCTGCAGGAGTCTCCCGACAGCCCTGAGCGGTTTGACGCCGATCCTTGCGTACTGGGTTGCGAAGCCTTCACCTCCGGGAGACACTACTGGGTGGTGGATGTAGCCGAGGGACAGTACTGCGCCGTCGGGGTCAGCAAAGAGtctctgcagaggaaggcacCCGTCAGCTTTAATCCCGAGGAAGGGATCTGGGCGGTGCAGCAATGGGGATTTAAGAACCGTGCCCTCACCTCCCCTCCAACCCTCCTTAACCTGCCACGGGTCCCCAAAAAGATCCGGATCTCTCTAGACTACGAATGGGGGGAGGTGGCGTTTTTCGACGTTGAGAACAAAATACCGATCTTCACTTTTCCTCCGGCTTCCTTCGCTGGGGAGCGGATCCGACCGTGGTTCTGGGTGGAGTTGGGCTCAATCTCTCTGGTCCGATGA
- the LOC142026240 gene encoding uncharacterized protein LOC142026240 isoform X5, whose protein sequence is MMESGKRSADLEWDAKIRKLTEEFESDTELEECDTENGKCELTAEIDNLTAELEERDRKISKLTSDLGECDAKIKERDRKITKLAAEIRRLTALLGDRDSRLRKLTAELAKCDATIRIFTVELGERHTKIGELTADVGDCNRKLRQHAAELEERDEKIRENEVEIRRLTELLEDRDSEVRKQNAVIRKLTEELEELKDRKADESSEELEESDTERDKLTEELDEVTEELGERDKKIEEITEELAEQTARINELTTELGERDTKIDKLSAEIEKRDRKIDELSAELEEYKAKMRKCIAEHRKEEEKMANVTLDPETAHPRLILSKDQKSVRWEYMLQESPDSPERFDADPCVLGCEAFTSGRHYWVVDVAEGQYCAVGVSKESLQRKAPVSFNPEEGIWAVQQWGFKNRALTSPPTLLNLPRVPKKIRISLDYEWGEVAFFDVENKIPIFTFPPASFAGERIRPWFWVELGSISLVR, encoded by the exons ATGATGGAGTCAG ggAAAAGGAGTGCAGATCTTG AATGGGATGCAAAAATCA gGAAGTTAACAGAAGAGTTTG AAAGCGACACAGAACTTG AGGAATGTGACACAGAAAATGGTAAGT gTGAACTTACAGCAGAAATTG acaaCCTGACTGCAGAGCTTG aggaACGTGATAGAAAAATCA GCAAGCTCACATCAGACCTGg GTGAATGTGATGCAAAAATCA agGAACGTGATAGAAAAATTA ccaAGCTCGCAGCAGAAATAC GCAGACTCACCGCACTGCTTG gggACCGAGACTCGAGGCTTC gGAAACTCACTGCAGAACTTG CAAAATGTGATGCAACGATTA ggATATTTACGGTGGAGCTTG gAGAGCGGCACACAAAAATAG GTGAACTGACTGCAGACGTCG gggACTGCAATAGAAAACTTC GGCAACATGCAGCAGAACTTG AGGAACGGGACGAGAAAATCA GGGAAAATGAAGTGGAGATAA GGCGCCTTACTGAGCTGCTGG aggACCGGGATTCGGAAGTTC gaaaacagaatgCTGTCATTA gaaaattaacGGAAGAGCTTG agGAATTAAAGGATCGGAAAGCTG ATGAGTCTTCTGAGGAGCTTg AGGAGAGTGATACAGAAAGGG aCAAACTCACTGAAGAACTTG ATGAAGTCACGGAAGAACTTG GGGAACGTGATAAAAAAATAG aGGAAATCACTGAAGAGCTTG ctgaacagaCTGCACGGATCA ATGAACTCACTACAGAGCTGG gaGAACGTGATACCAAAATTG acaaactGTCTGCAGAAATTG aAAAACGTGATAGAAAAATTG atgAACTCAGTGCAGAGCTTG AGgaatacaaagcaaaaatgc gaaaatgcattGCAGAGCACA ggaaagaggaagaaaaaatgg CAAACGTGACGCTGGACCCGGAGACAGCCCACCCTCGCCTCATCCTCTCCAAGGACCAGAAGAGCGTGAGATGGGAATACATGCTGCAGGAGTCTCCCGACAGCCCTGAGCGGTTTGACGCCGATCCTTGCGTACTGGGTTGCGAAGCCTTCACCTCCGGGAGACACTACTGGGTGGTGGATGTAGCCGAGGGACAGTACTGCGCCGTCGGGGTCAGCAAAGAGtctctgcagaggaaggcacCCGTCAGCTTTAATCCCGAGGAAGGGATCTGGGCGGTGCAGCAATGGGGATTTAAGAACCGTGCCCTCACCTCCCCTCCAACCCTCCTTAACCTGCCACGGGTCCCCAAAAAGATCCGGATCTCTCTAGACTACGAATGGGGGGAGGTGGCGTTTTTCGACGTTGAGAACAAAATACCGATCTTCACTTTTCCTCCGGCTTCCTTCGCTGGGGAGCGGATCCGACCGTGGTTCTGGGTGGAGTTGGGCTCAATCTCTCTGGTCCGATGA
- the LOC142026240 gene encoding uncharacterized protein LOC142026240 isoform X4, producing MMESGKRSADLEWDAKIRKLTEEFEESDTELEECDTENGKCELTAEIDNLTAELEERDRKISKLTSDLGECDAKIKERDRKITKLAAEIRRLTALLGDRDSRLRKLTAELAKCDATIRIFTVELGERHTKIGELTADVGDCNRKLRQHAAELEERDEKIRENEVEIRRLTELLEDRDSEVRKQNAVIRKLTEELEELKDRKADESSEELEESDTERDKLTEELDEVTEELGERDKKIEEITEELAEQTARINELTTELGERDTKIDKLSAEIEKRDRKIDELSAELEEYKAKMRKCIAEHRKEEEKMANVTLDPETAHPRLILSKDQKSVRWEYMLQESPDSPERFDADPCVLGCEAFTSGRHYWVVDVAEGQYCAVGVSKESLQRKAPVSFNPEEGIWAVQQWGFKNRALTSPPTLLNLPRVPKKIRISLDYEWGEVAFFDVENKIPIFTFPPASFAGERIRPWFWVELGSISLVR from the exons ATGATGGAGTCAG ggAAAAGGAGTGCAGATCTTG AATGGGATGCAAAAATCA gGAAGTTAACAGAAGAGTTTG aaGAAAGCGACACAGAACTTG AGGAATGTGACACAGAAAATGGTAAGT gTGAACTTACAGCAGAAATTG acaaCCTGACTGCAGAGCTTG aggaACGTGATAGAAAAATCA GCAAGCTCACATCAGACCTGg GTGAATGTGATGCAAAAATCA agGAACGTGATAGAAAAATTA ccaAGCTCGCAGCAGAAATAC GCAGACTCACCGCACTGCTTG gggACCGAGACTCGAGGCTTC gGAAACTCACTGCAGAACTTG CAAAATGTGATGCAACGATTA ggATATTTACGGTGGAGCTTG gAGAGCGGCACACAAAAATAG GTGAACTGACTGCAGACGTCG gggACTGCAATAGAAAACTTC GGCAACATGCAGCAGAACTTG AGGAACGGGACGAGAAAATCA GGGAAAATGAAGTGGAGATAA GGCGCCTTACTGAGCTGCTGG aggACCGGGATTCGGAAGTTC gaaaacagaatgCTGTCATTA gaaaattaacGGAAGAGCTTG agGAATTAAAGGATCGGAAAGCTG ATGAGTCTTCTGAGGAGCTTg AGGAGAGTGATACAGAAAGGG aCAAACTCACTGAAGAACTTG ATGAAGTCACGGAAGAACTTG GGGAACGTGATAAAAAAATAG aGGAAATCACTGAAGAGCTTG ctgaacagaCTGCACGGATCA ATGAACTCACTACAGAGCTGG gaGAACGTGATACCAAAATTG acaaactGTCTGCAGAAATTG aAAAACGTGATAGAAAAATTG atgAACTCAGTGCAGAGCTTG AGgaatacaaagcaaaaatgc gaaaatgcattGCAGAGCACA ggaaagaggaagaaaaaatgg CAAACGTGACGCTGGACCCGGAGACAGCCCACCCTCGCCTCATCCTCTCCAAGGACCAGAAGAGCGTGAGATGGGAATACATGCTGCAGGAGTCTCCCGACAGCCCTGAGCGGTTTGACGCCGATCCTTGCGTACTGGGTTGCGAAGCCTTCACCTCCGGGAGACACTACTGGGTGGTGGATGTAGCCGAGGGACAGTACTGCGCCGTCGGGGTCAGCAAAGAGtctctgcagaggaaggcacCCGTCAGCTTTAATCCCGAGGAAGGGATCTGGGCGGTGCAGCAATGGGGATTTAAGAACCGTGCCCTCACCTCCCCTCCAACCCTCCTTAACCTGCCACGGGTCCCCAAAAAGATCCGGATCTCTCTAGACTACGAATGGGGGGAGGTGGCGTTTTTCGACGTTGAGAACAAAATACCGATCTTCACTTTTCCTCCGGCTTCCTTCGCTGGGGAGCGGATCCGACCGTGGTTCTGGGTGGAGTTGGGCTCAATCTCTCTGGTCCGATGA
- the LOC142026240 gene encoding uncharacterized protein LOC142026240 isoform X3, producing MMESGKRSADLEEWDAKIRKLTEEFESDTELEECDTENGKCELTAEIDNLTAELEERDRKISKLTSDLGECDAKIKERDRKITKLAAEIRRLTALLGDRDSRLRKLTAELAKCDATIRIFTVELGERHTKIGELTADVGDCNRKLRQHAAELEERDEKIRENEVEIRRLTELLEDRDSEVRKQNAVIRKLTEELEELKDRKADESSEELEESDTERDKLTEELDEVTEELGERDKKIEEITEELAEQTARINELTTELGERDTKIDKLSAEIEKRDRKIDELSAELEEYKAKMRKCIAEHRKEEEKMANVTLDPETAHPRLILSKDQKSVRWEYMLQESPDSPERFDADPCVLGCEAFTSGRHYWVVDVAEGQYCAVGVSKESLQRKAPVSFNPEEGIWAVQQWGFKNRALTSPPTLLNLPRVPKKIRISLDYEWGEVAFFDVENKIPIFTFPPASFAGERIRPWFWVELGSISLVR from the exons ATGATGGAGTCAG ggAAAAGGAGTGCAGATCTTG AAGAATGGGATGCAAAAATCA gGAAGTTAACAGAAGAGTTTG AAAGCGACACAGAACTTG AGGAATGTGACACAGAAAATGGTAAGT gTGAACTTACAGCAGAAATTG acaaCCTGACTGCAGAGCTTG aggaACGTGATAGAAAAATCA GCAAGCTCACATCAGACCTGg GTGAATGTGATGCAAAAATCA agGAACGTGATAGAAAAATTA ccaAGCTCGCAGCAGAAATAC GCAGACTCACCGCACTGCTTG gggACCGAGACTCGAGGCTTC gGAAACTCACTGCAGAACTTG CAAAATGTGATGCAACGATTA ggATATTTACGGTGGAGCTTG gAGAGCGGCACACAAAAATAG GTGAACTGACTGCAGACGTCG gggACTGCAATAGAAAACTTC GGCAACATGCAGCAGAACTTG AGGAACGGGACGAGAAAATCA GGGAAAATGAAGTGGAGATAA GGCGCCTTACTGAGCTGCTGG aggACCGGGATTCGGAAGTTC gaaaacagaatgCTGTCATTA gaaaattaacGGAAGAGCTTG agGAATTAAAGGATCGGAAAGCTG ATGAGTCTTCTGAGGAGCTTg AGGAGAGTGATACAGAAAGGG aCAAACTCACTGAAGAACTTG ATGAAGTCACGGAAGAACTTG GGGAACGTGATAAAAAAATAG aGGAAATCACTGAAGAGCTTG ctgaacagaCTGCACGGATCA ATGAACTCACTACAGAGCTGG gaGAACGTGATACCAAAATTG acaaactGTCTGCAGAAATTG aAAAACGTGATAGAAAAATTG atgAACTCAGTGCAGAGCTTG AGgaatacaaagcaaaaatgc gaaaatgcattGCAGAGCACA ggaaagaggaagaaaaaatgg CAAACGTGACGCTGGACCCGGAGACAGCCCACCCTCGCCTCATCCTCTCCAAGGACCAGAAGAGCGTGAGATGGGAATACATGCTGCAGGAGTCTCCCGACAGCCCTGAGCGGTTTGACGCCGATCCTTGCGTACTGGGTTGCGAAGCCTTCACCTCCGGGAGACACTACTGGGTGGTGGATGTAGCCGAGGGACAGTACTGCGCCGTCGGGGTCAGCAAAGAGtctctgcagaggaaggcacCCGTCAGCTTTAATCCCGAGGAAGGGATCTGGGCGGTGCAGCAATGGGGATTTAAGAACCGTGCCCTCACCTCCCCTCCAACCCTCCTTAACCTGCCACGGGTCCCCAAAAAGATCCGGATCTCTCTAGACTACGAATGGGGGGAGGTGGCGTTTTTCGACGTTGAGAACAAAATACCGATCTTCACTTTTCCTCCGGCTTCCTTCGCTGGGGAGCGGATCCGACCGTGGTTCTGGGTGGAGTTGGGCTCAATCTCTCTGGTCCGATGA
- the LOC142026240 gene encoding uncharacterized protein LOC142026240 isoform X7, with product MLQRGGDMLSISCRIVLFSEQKKGQRGYGASLEVLQKTSIYFSLLLFLFFLDNLTAELEERDRKISKLTSDLGECDAKIKERDRKITKLAAEIRRLTALLGDRDSRLRKLTAELAKCDATIRIFTVELGERHTKIGELTADVGDCNRKLRQHAAELEERDEKIRENEVEIRRLTELLGKQNAVIRKLTEELEELKDRKADESSEELEESDTERDKLTEELDEVTEELGERDKKIEEITEELAEQTARINELTTELGERDTKIDKLSAEIEKRDRKIDELSAELEEYKAKMRKCIAEHRKEEEKMANVTLDPETAHPRLILSKDQKSVRWEYMLQESPDSPERFDADPCVLGCEAFTSGRHYWVVDVAEGQYCAVGVSKESLQRKAPVSFNPEEGIWAVQQWGFKNRALTSPPTLLNLPRVPKKIRISLDYEWGEVAFFDVENKIPIFTFPPASFAGERIRPWFWVELGSISLVR from the exons ATGTTGCAAAGAGGAGGAGATATGTTGAGCATTAGCTGCagaatagttttattttctgagcaAAAGAAGGGCCAGAGAGGGTATGGTGCATCCCTGGAGGTCCTTCAGAAaaccagtatttatttttctcttcttctttttttattttttttagacaaCCTGACTGCAGAGCTTG aggaACGTGATAGAAAAATCA GCAAGCTCACATCAGACCTGg GTGAATGTGATGCAAAAATCA agGAACGTGATAGAAAAATTA ccaAGCTCGCAGCAGAAATAC GCAGACTCACCGCACTGCTTG gggACCGAGACTCGAGGCTTC gGAAACTCACTGCAGAACTTG CAAAATGTGATGCAACGATTA ggATATTTACGGTGGAGCTTG gAGAGCGGCACACAAAAATAG GTGAACTGACTGCAGACGTCG gggACTGCAATAGAAAACTTC GGCAACATGCAGCAGAACTTG AGGAACGGGACGAGAAAATCA GGGAAAATGAAGTGGAGATAA GGCGCCTTACTGAGCTGCTGG gaaaacagaatgCTGTCATTA gaaaattaacGGAAGAGCTTG agGAATTAAAGGATCGGAAAGCTG ATGAGTCTTCTGAGGAGCTTg AGGAGAGTGATACAGAAAGGG aCAAACTCACTGAAGAACTTG ATGAAGTCACGGAAGAACTTG GGGAACGTGATAAAAAAATAG aGGAAATCACTGAAGAGCTTG ctgaacagaCTGCACGGATCA ATGAACTCACTACAGAGCTGG gaGAACGTGATACCAAAATTG acaaactGTCTGCAGAAATTG aAAAACGTGATAGAAAAATTG atgAACTCAGTGCAGAGCTTG AGgaatacaaagcaaaaatgc gaaaatgcattGCAGAGCACA ggaaagaggaagaaaaaatgg CAAACGTGACGCTGGACCCGGAGACAGCCCACCCTCGCCTCATCCTCTCCAAGGACCAGAAGAGCGTGAGATGGGAATACATGCTGCAGGAGTCTCCCGACAGCCCTGAGCGGTTTGACGCCGATCCTTGCGTACTGGGTTGCGAAGCCTTCACCTCCGGGAGACACTACTGGGTGGTGGATGTAGCCGAGGGACAGTACTGCGCCGTCGGGGTCAGCAAAGAGtctctgcagaggaaggcacCCGTCAGCTTTAATCCCGAGGAAGGGATCTGGGCGGTGCAGCAATGGGGATTTAAGAACCGTGCCCTCACCTCCCCTCCAACCCTCCTTAACCTGCCACGGGTCCCCAAAAAGATCCGGATCTCTCTAGACTACGAATGGGGGGAGGTGGCGTTTTTCGACGTTGAGAACAAAATACCGATCTTCACTTTTCCTCCGGCTTCCTTCGCTGGGGAGCGGATCCGACCGTGGTTCTGGGTGGAGTTGGGCTCAATCTCTCTGGTCCGATGA
- the LOC142026240 gene encoding uncharacterized protein LOC142026240 isoform X1 produces the protein MLQRGGDMLSISCRIVLFSEQKKGQRGYGASLEVLQKTSIYFSLLLFLFFLDNLTAELEERDRKISKLTSDLGECDAKIKERDRKITKLAAEIRRLTALLGDRDSRLRKLTAELAKCDATIRIFTVELGERHTKIGELTADVGDCNRKLRQHAAELEERDEKIRENEVEIRRLTELLEDRDSEVRKQNAVIRKLTEELEELKDRKADESSEELEESDTERDKLTEELDEVTEELGERDKKIEEITEELAEQTARINELTTELGERDTKIDKLSAEIEKRDRKIDELSAELEEYKAKMRKCIAEHRKEEEKMANVTLDPETAHPRLILSKDQKSVRWEYMLQESPDSPERFDADPCVLGCEAFTSGRHYWVVDVAEGQYCAVGVSKESLQRKAPVSFNPEEGIWAVQQWGFKNRALTSPPTLLNLPRVPKKIRISLDYEWGEVAFFDVENKIPIFTFPPASFAGERIRPWFWVELGSISLVR, from the exons ATGTTGCAAAGAGGAGGAGATATGTTGAGCATTAGCTGCagaatagttttattttctgagcaAAAGAAGGGCCAGAGAGGGTATGGTGCATCCCTGGAGGTCCTTCAGAAaaccagtatttatttttctcttcttctttttttattttttttagacaaCCTGACTGCAGAGCTTG aggaACGTGATAGAAAAATCA GCAAGCTCACATCAGACCTGg GTGAATGTGATGCAAAAATCA agGAACGTGATAGAAAAATTA ccaAGCTCGCAGCAGAAATAC GCAGACTCACCGCACTGCTTG gggACCGAGACTCGAGGCTTC gGAAACTCACTGCAGAACTTG CAAAATGTGATGCAACGATTA ggATATTTACGGTGGAGCTTG gAGAGCGGCACACAAAAATAG GTGAACTGACTGCAGACGTCG gggACTGCAATAGAAAACTTC GGCAACATGCAGCAGAACTTG AGGAACGGGACGAGAAAATCA GGGAAAATGAAGTGGAGATAA GGCGCCTTACTGAGCTGCTGG aggACCGGGATTCGGAAGTTC gaaaacagaatgCTGTCATTA gaaaattaacGGAAGAGCTTG agGAATTAAAGGATCGGAAAGCTG ATGAGTCTTCTGAGGAGCTTg AGGAGAGTGATACAGAAAGGG aCAAACTCACTGAAGAACTTG ATGAAGTCACGGAAGAACTTG GGGAACGTGATAAAAAAATAG aGGAAATCACTGAAGAGCTTG ctgaacagaCTGCACGGATCA ATGAACTCACTACAGAGCTGG gaGAACGTGATACCAAAATTG acaaactGTCTGCAGAAATTG aAAAACGTGATAGAAAAATTG atgAACTCAGTGCAGAGCTTG AGgaatacaaagcaaaaatgc gaaaatgcattGCAGAGCACA ggaaagaggaagaaaaaatgg CAAACGTGACGCTGGACCCGGAGACAGCCCACCCTCGCCTCATCCTCTCCAAGGACCAGAAGAGCGTGAGATGGGAATACATGCTGCAGGAGTCTCCCGACAGCCCTGAGCGGTTTGACGCCGATCCTTGCGTACTGGGTTGCGAAGCCTTCACCTCCGGGAGACACTACTGGGTGGTGGATGTAGCCGAGGGACAGTACTGCGCCGTCGGGGTCAGCAAAGAGtctctgcagaggaaggcacCCGTCAGCTTTAATCCCGAGGAAGGGATCTGGGCGGTGCAGCAATGGGGATTTAAGAACCGTGCCCTCACCTCCCCTCCAACCCTCCTTAACCTGCCACGGGTCCCCAAAAAGATCCGGATCTCTCTAGACTACGAATGGGGGGAGGTGGCGTTTTTCGACGTTGAGAACAAAATACCGATCTTCACTTTTCCTCCGGCTTCCTTCGCTGGGGAGCGGATCCGACCGTGGTTCTGGGTGGAGTTGGGCTCAATCTCTCTGGTCCGATGA
- the LOC142026240 gene encoding uncharacterized protein LOC142026240 isoform X6 — protein sequence MLQRGGDMLSISCRIVLFSEQKKGQRGYGASLEVLQKTSIYFSLLLFLFFLDNLTAELEERDRKISKLTSDLGECDAKIKERDRKITKLAAEIRRLTALLGDRDSRLRKLTAELAKCDATIRIFTVELGERHTKIGELTADVGDCNRKLRQHAAELEERDEKIRENEVEIRRLTELLEDRDSEVRKQNAVIRKLTEELEELKDRKADESSEELEESDTERDKLTEELGERDKKIEEITEELAEQTARINELTTELGERDTKIDKLSAEIEKRDRKIDELSAELEEYKAKMRKCIAEHRKEEEKMANVTLDPETAHPRLILSKDQKSVRWEYMLQESPDSPERFDADPCVLGCEAFTSGRHYWVVDVAEGQYCAVGVSKESLQRKAPVSFNPEEGIWAVQQWGFKNRALTSPPTLLNLPRVPKKIRISLDYEWGEVAFFDVENKIPIFTFPPASFAGERIRPWFWVELGSISLVR from the exons ATGTTGCAAAGAGGAGGAGATATGTTGAGCATTAGCTGCagaatagttttattttctgagcaAAAGAAGGGCCAGAGAGGGTATGGTGCATCCCTGGAGGTCCTTCAGAAaaccagtatttatttttctcttcttctttttttattttttttagacaaCCTGACTGCAGAGCTTG aggaACGTGATAGAAAAATCA GCAAGCTCACATCAGACCTGg GTGAATGTGATGCAAAAATCA agGAACGTGATAGAAAAATTA ccaAGCTCGCAGCAGAAATAC GCAGACTCACCGCACTGCTTG gggACCGAGACTCGAGGCTTC gGAAACTCACTGCAGAACTTG CAAAATGTGATGCAACGATTA ggATATTTACGGTGGAGCTTG gAGAGCGGCACACAAAAATAG GTGAACTGACTGCAGACGTCG gggACTGCAATAGAAAACTTC GGCAACATGCAGCAGAACTTG AGGAACGGGACGAGAAAATCA GGGAAAATGAAGTGGAGATAA GGCGCCTTACTGAGCTGCTGG aggACCGGGATTCGGAAGTTC gaaaacagaatgCTGTCATTA gaaaattaacGGAAGAGCTTG agGAATTAAAGGATCGGAAAGCTG ATGAGTCTTCTGAGGAGCTTg AGGAGAGTGATACAGAAAGGG aCAAACTCACTGAAGAACTTG GGGAACGTGATAAAAAAATAG aGGAAATCACTGAAGAGCTTG ctgaacagaCTGCACGGATCA ATGAACTCACTACAGAGCTGG gaGAACGTGATACCAAAATTG acaaactGTCTGCAGAAATTG aAAAACGTGATAGAAAAATTG atgAACTCAGTGCAGAGCTTG AGgaatacaaagcaaaaatgc gaaaatgcattGCAGAGCACA ggaaagaggaagaaaaaatgg CAAACGTGACGCTGGACCCGGAGACAGCCCACCCTCGCCTCATCCTCTCCAAGGACCAGAAGAGCGTGAGATGGGAATACATGCTGCAGGAGTCTCCCGACAGCCCTGAGCGGTTTGACGCCGATCCTTGCGTACTGGGTTGCGAAGCCTTCACCTCCGGGAGACACTACTGGGTGGTGGATGTAGCCGAGGGACAGTACTGCGCCGTCGGGGTCAGCAAAGAGtctctgcagaggaaggcacCCGTCAGCTTTAATCCCGAGGAAGGGATCTGGGCGGTGCAGCAATGGGGATTTAAGAACCGTGCCCTCACCTCCCCTCCAACCCTCCTTAACCTGCCACGGGTCCCCAAAAAGATCCGGATCTCTCTAGACTACGAATGGGGGGAGGTGGCGTTTTTCGACGTTGAGAACAAAATACCGATCTTCACTTTTCCTCCGGCTTCCTTCGCTGGGGAGCGGATCCGACCGTGGTTCTGGGTGGAGTTGGGCTCAATCTCTCTGGTCCGATGA